A single Clavibacter nebraskensis NCPPB 2581 DNA region contains:
- a CDS encoding S26 family signal peptidase yields MTDIQDRPTAPTVGTTTDTTAIDALELDLELEIDLDLELDLELRAEDLHLEPTAPVLPALVVPAPVVPARGAARRAARTSRVVRRRTVVMWAATVLLTALVATTLLFQASGGRWFVVQTPSMGTTAPVGTLLLTTPVLLEDVQPGDVVSFHPSTTPDETYTHRVIAVDADGLTTQGDINGAVDPWKTDQAHLVGEATTILPGFGWLAKGVPLLVAGFVIVMVLTRLIGSPTHRASMRMLGGALVAALTVFVLKPFVGLVVLDAATRGSDVEATVVSTGMLPIRIAAEGGTHATLAAGRVGTITAPAGEAGRFYDVSSTLDLPLWGWILFFGVCSLPLLATLVVGLPAEPEERRA; encoded by the coding sequence ATGACCGACATCCAGGACCGCCCGACTGCCCCCACGGTCGGCACCACGACCGACACCACGGCGATCGACGCCCTCGAGCTCGACCTCGAGCTGGAGATCGACCTGGACCTGGAGCTCGACCTGGAGCTCCGCGCCGAGGACCTGCACCTCGAGCCGACCGCGCCGGTGCTCCCGGCCCTCGTCGTCCCCGCGCCGGTCGTCCCCGCCCGCGGCGCGGCCCGTCGCGCGGCCCGCACCTCCCGCGTCGTGCGCCGCCGCACCGTCGTCATGTGGGCGGCCACCGTCCTCCTCACCGCCCTCGTCGCGACGACGCTCCTCTTCCAGGCGTCCGGCGGCCGCTGGTTCGTCGTGCAGACCCCGTCGATGGGCACCACGGCCCCCGTCGGCACGCTGCTGCTCACGACCCCCGTCCTCCTCGAGGACGTCCAGCCCGGCGACGTCGTCAGCTTCCACCCCTCCACCACCCCGGATGAGACGTACACGCACCGCGTCATCGCGGTCGACGCCGACGGCCTCACCACGCAGGGCGACATCAACGGCGCGGTCGATCCCTGGAAGACCGACCAGGCGCACCTCGTCGGCGAGGCCACCACGATCCTCCCGGGCTTCGGCTGGCTCGCGAAGGGCGTGCCGCTGCTCGTCGCCGGCTTCGTCATCGTCATGGTCCTGACCCGCCTCATCGGCTCGCCCACGCACCGCGCCTCCATGCGCATGCTCGGCGGCGCGCTCGTCGCGGCGCTCACCGTGTTCGTGCTCAAGCCCTTCGTCGGCCTCGTCGTGCTCGACGCCGCGACCCGCGGCAGCGACGTCGAGGCGACCGTCGTGTCGACCGGCATGCTCCCCATCCGCATCGCGGCCGAGGGCGGCACCCACGCCACCCTCGCCGCCGGCCGGGTCGGCACCATCACCGCTCCGGCGGGCGAGGCCGGGCGCTTCTACGACGTGTCCTCCACTCTCGACCTGCCGCTCTGGGGTTGGATCCTCTTCTTCGGCGTCTGCTCGCTCCCCCTCCTCGCCACGCTCGTCGTCGGCCTCCCCGCCGAGCCCGAGGAGCGTCGCGCGTGA